From Sulfurovum zhangzhouensis, one genomic window encodes:
- the amrS gene encoding AmmeMemoRadiSam system radical SAM enzyme — protein sequence MKYFKEEKEKERIICLLCRHACKLKEGRTGMCGVNKNVGGELETLVYGHPVAVHIDPVEKKPIYHMLPGSTALSFGTVGCNFRCPFCQNWGISQEHKINTDINVSPEEMVDLAIEEECESIAYTYNEPTIFYPYAKDVGVLAKKRGLKNIFVSNGFETPEIIEDMTSWVDAANIDLKSWNDEYYSKVLKGGLEEVKDTLRRMIKKGIWVEITTLLIEGENDSDQDIREMAEFIKNDLGPHVPWHLSAFHPDYKMLDHDRTKLDTLMRAKEIGKEVGLYYIYLGNVPVHGDTHCPQCDELLIDRTGYTITVNKLEDGHCPNCKREIEGVWK from the coding sequence ATGAAATACTTTAAAGAAGAGAAAGAAAAAGAACGAATCATCTGTCTTCTATGCCGTCATGCCTGTAAACTCAAAGAGGGTAGAACAGGAATGTGCGGTGTAAACAAAAATGTAGGCGGGGAGTTGGAAACACTTGTCTACGGACACCCTGTTGCCGTGCACATTGATCCGGTAGAAAAAAAGCCGATTTACCATATGCTGCCGGGAAGTACTGCACTCTCATTTGGAACAGTCGGCTGTAATTTCAGGTGTCCTTTCTGCCAGAACTGGGGCATATCTCAAGAACATAAAATTAATACAGATATCAATGTCAGCCCGGAGGAGATGGTAGATCTAGCCATCGAAGAAGAGTGTGAATCGATCGCCTATACCTATAATGAACCGACCATATTTTATCCTTATGCCAAAGATGTCGGTGTGCTTGCAAAAAAAAGAGGTCTTAAAAATATCTTTGTAAGCAACGGATTTGAAACTCCTGAAATTATAGAAGATATGACCAGCTGGGTCGATGCTGCCAACATTGATTTAAAAAGCTGGAATGATGAGTACTACAGTAAAGTTCTCAAAGGAGGCCTCGAAGAGGTCAAAGATACGCTTAGAAGAATGATAAAAAAAGGTATATGGGTGGAGATAACAACTCTACTCATAGAAGGTGAAAATGATAGTGACCAGGATATCAGAGAGATGGCTGAGTTTATCAAAAATGACCTTGGTCCACATGTACCTTGGCATTTGAGCGCATTTCATCCTGACTATAAAATGCTTGATCATGACAGAACCAAACTGGATACACTCATGCGTGCTAAAGAGATAGGAAAAGAGGTAGGTCTGTACTATATCTATCTGGGAAATGTTCCTGTACATGGTGATACACACTGTCCACAATGTGATGAACTGCTTATAGATAGAACAGGATATACCATTACCGTGAATAAACTGGAGGATGGTCACTGCCCTAATTGCAAAAGAGAGATAGAAGGAGTATGGAAATGA
- the amrB gene encoding AmmeMemoRadiSam system protein B: MSTRETSVEGQFYPSNPQDIKKAFAHYNQILEKHFSKDDAIWQLHPRAVIVPHAGYMYSGFTANIALKLIADQDVERIVIIGPSHRVYFKGSSIADCDNYHTPLGDLPIDRKLACQLKEEFGLEYFPDAHHEHSTEVQFPFIKAYKPNVSVEEIVYSDEKPERLAPLIKRLLQDPKTAIVISSDLSHYYNIQKANHLDSICLDAVKGLDRDRLHEGCEACGKIGIEAMMIAAKELGLESVLLDYRTSADASGDKSQVVGYMSAAFVEAK; this comes from the coding sequence ATGAGTACACGAGAAACTTCGGTAGAAGGACAATTTTACCCTTCCAACCCTCAAGATATCAAAAAAGCATTTGCACACTATAATCAGATACTGGAAAAACATTTTTCTAAAGATGATGCGATCTGGCAGTTGCATCCAAGAGCTGTGATCGTTCCGCATGCAGGATACATGTACAGTGGATTTACAGCCAATATCGCACTAAAACTGATAGCAGATCAGGATGTAGAACGTATCGTCATTATCGGTCCAAGCCATCGCGTCTATTTCAAAGGAAGCAGTATTGCTGATTGTGACAATTATCATACGCCTTTAGGTGATCTGCCTATAGACAGAAAACTTGCATGCCAGTTGAAAGAGGAGTTTGGATTAGAGTACTTTCCCGATGCACACCACGAACACAGCACAGAGGTACAGTTTCCATTTATCAAAGCCTATAAGCCGAATGTATCAGTAGAAGAGATCGTTTACTCTGATGAAAAACCTGAAAGATTGGCACCCCTGATAAAACGGTTGCTTCAAGACCCTAAAACGGCCATAGTGATCAGTAGCGACCTAAGCCACTACTACAATATCCAGAAGGCAAATCATCTTGACAGTATTTGCTTGGATGCAGTGAAAGGACTGGATAGAGACAGATTGCACGAAGGATGCGAAGCATGCGGTAAGATAGGAATAGAAGCAATGATGATCGCTGCCAAAGAGCTAGGACTGGAGTCTGTGTTGCTTGATTATCGGACAAGTGCCGATGCCAGCGGTGATAAGTCACAGGTTGTAGGTTATATGAGTGCAGCTTTCGTGGAGGCTAAATGA
- the amrA gene encoding AmmeMemoRadiSam system protein A, with amino-acid sequence MKKEVLLKLARASIAEAVGLPYPLDLDGMIQDNPWLKDEGACFVTLTTGDYDMLRGCIGSIVAHRPLYKDLIHNAKSAALNDPRFPSLTKDEFEKITVEVSILTPPQEVEYSSIDDLQSKIRVGIDGVILKHDGAHQATYLPQVWDQLPDFKSFFMHLCMKAGMGMECLAFHPQISIYQVEEYKED; translated from the coding sequence ATGAAAAAAGAAGTACTTCTAAAACTGGCACGTGCCTCCATAGCTGAAGCAGTAGGACTTCCCTACCCTTTAGATTTGGATGGGATGATTCAGGATAATCCATGGCTAAAAGATGAAGGTGCATGTTTTGTCACACTCACTACAGGGGATTATGATATGCTCAGAGGCTGTATCGGTTCTATAGTGGCACACCGTCCGCTTTACAAAGATCTTATCCACAATGCTAAATCAGCAGCATTGAATGATCCGAGATTCCCTTCTCTTACTAAAGATGAGTTCGAAAAGATCACTGTTGAAGTCTCTATCCTTACACCTCCTCAAGAAGTCGAATACAGCTCTATCGATGACCTGCAATCAAAGATAAGAGTAGGTATAGACGGTGTGATCCTCAAACATGATGGCGCACATCAAGCAACCTATCTGCCGCAAGTATGGGATCAGCTGCCGGATTTTAAAAGTTTTTTCATGCATTTATGTATGAAAGCCGGTATGGGTATGGAATGTCTTGCATTCCACCCGCAGATATCAATCTATCAGGTAGAGGAATATAAAGAAGATTGA
- the pcm gene encoding protein-L-isoaspartate O-methyltransferase, with amino-acid sequence MKDLDSLIDSIIMDRVLKSRTIIEAFENVDRADFVPDMFKESAYVDAPLGIGENQTISQPTTVAFMLEHLAPKKGDKILDIGAGSGWTTAILCHIVGEEGSVLGLERIGSLVELGKFNLARYCHDDRCRIEKAGDKLGVPGEKFDKILVSASADELPEELIDQLNIGGKLVIPVQNSIEVITKTSEDEYQRESIYGFVFVPLVY; translated from the coding sequence TTGAAAGACTTAGACTCACTTATTGACTCAATCATTATGGATAGAGTACTTAAAAGCAGAACTATCATTGAAGCATTTGAAAACGTCGATAGAGCAGATTTTGTTCCTGATATGTTCAAAGAGAGTGCTTATGTAGATGCACCGCTTGGCATTGGAGAGAACCAGACCATCTCCCAACCTACAACAGTTGCCTTCATGCTTGAACACCTCGCTCCCAAAAAAGGAGATAAGATATTGGATATAGGTGCCGGGTCTGGATGGACCACTGCCATTCTTTGTCATATTGTTGGAGAAGAAGGAAGTGTTTTAGGGTTGGAAAGGATAGGCTCTTTAGTAGAACTCGGCAAGTTCAATCTTGCCAGATACTGCCATGATGATAGATGCAGGATCGAAAAGGCCGGAGATAAACTCGGTGTTCCCGGAGAAAAATTCGATAAGATACTCGTTTCAGCATCTGCTGATGAACTACCCGAAGAGCTCATTGACCAGCTTAATATCGGGGGGAAACTTGTCATCCCTGTACAAAACTCTATAGAAGTGATCACCAAAACTTCTGAAGATGAGTATCAAAGAGAGAGTATCTATGGTTTTGTATTTGTTCCATTGGTCTATTAA
- a CDS encoding nucleoside deaminase encodes MYTEDHEKFIKRCIELAQEALDTGDNPFGSVVVKDNEIIAEARNSSLHDDITDHAEIIAMRKAKQVLGTSDLSGCILYSNCEPCPMCSFMMREQKIKEVVFALRTPHMGGYSRWDILQDEGLTRYAPVFSTPPNIIAGVLEKEAAEQFEKAGWTIHKI; translated from the coding sequence ATGTACACAGAAGACCATGAAAAGTTTATCAAACGTTGCATTGAGCTAGCCCAAGAGGCACTCGATACTGGTGACAATCCTTTCGGTTCTGTAGTGGTCAAAGACAATGAGATCATTGCGGAAGCACGCAACAGTTCCCTGCATGATGACATCACAGACCATGCGGAGATCATCGCGATGAGAAAAGCTAAACAGGTACTTGGCACTTCTGATCTTTCCGGATGTATACTCTACTCCAACTGCGAACCCTGCCCCATGTGCTCTTTTATGATGCGTGAACAAAAGATCAAAGAAGTGGTTTTTGCCCTTCGGACGCCACATATGGGAGGATACTCCAGGTGGGATATCCTCCAGGATGAAGGACTGACACGTTATGCCCCTGTATTTTCTACTCCACCAAACATCATTGCCGGTGTACTTGAAAAAGAAGCAGCAGAGCAGTTTGAAAAAGCGGGATGGACGATACACAAGATATAA
- a CDS encoding M14 family metallopeptidase, which yields MKKLTIVNEFPEKFLEINYRDIKEIFDSPTLVHLKGDKEPALFISIMLHGNEYSGLLIMQEILKKYQKKGSFHLPRSIWLFVGNVEAAFLGLRRQDNELDFNRAWPGTPHPDDLTSKLITEVMAKITEKELFAAIDLHNNTGTNPPYGCISVVNEKNKYLSSLFNHIGMVFHTPKGVSTMAFDDICPAITLECSTPGNTLGIEKAVSLIDDLMHMDHFPEKTLPEHDLQLVQNNAVLKIAEDVTFGFEEEQEAYELTLIDNFDRHNFTRLEQGEVFAHTTISRPLIATAEDGTDITDDIIKNDNGALSLKKALMPAMITLDKKIILQDCLCYLLEDYEKTY from the coding sequence ATGAAAAAACTTACTATTGTGAATGAGTTCCCGGAAAAGTTCTTAGAGATCAATTACCGTGATATCAAAGAGATATTTGATAGTCCTACACTTGTACATCTCAAAGGCGATAAAGAACCTGCCCTATTTATCTCTATCATGCTGCATGGCAATGAGTACAGCGGTTTACTGATCATGCAAGAGATTCTTAAAAAATATCAAAAAAAAGGATCCTTTCATCTGCCAAGAAGTATATGGCTCTTTGTGGGAAATGTCGAAGCAGCCTTTTTAGGACTTAGAAGACAGGATAATGAACTTGATTTCAACCGTGCCTGGCCAGGTACACCACACCCTGATGACCTTACGTCAAAACTCATCACTGAAGTAATGGCAAAGATCACTGAAAAAGAGCTCTTCGCTGCAATTGATCTACACAACAATACAGGCACAAATCCACCCTATGGATGCATCTCGGTTGTCAATGAGAAAAATAAATATCTAAGCAGTCTTTTCAATCATATCGGTATGGTGTTTCATACGCCAAAAGGTGTCTCAACCATGGCCTTTGACGACATCTGTCCTGCGATCACTCTGGAATGTTCTACTCCTGGAAATACTCTGGGTATAGAAAAAGCCGTATCGCTCATAGATGATCTGATGCATATGGACCATTTCCCGGAGAAAACACTTCCTGAACACGACCTTCAACTGGTACAAAACAATGCAGTGCTCAAGATTGCCGAGGATGTCACCTTTGGCTTTGAAGAAGAACAAGAGGCGTATGAACTTACATTGATAGACAACTTTGACCGTCATAACTTTACCCGTCTTGAACAGGGTGAAGTATTTGCACATACTACGATATCCAGACCGCTCATTGCCACTGCCGAGGACGGTACTGATATCACTGATGATATTATCAAGAATGACAATGGTGCATTATCGCTTAAAAAAGCGCTTATGCCTGCTATGATCACACTTGATAAAAAAATTATCCTTCAAGATTGTCTTTGTTATTTGCTGGAAGATTATGAAAAAACTTATTAA
- the lepB gene encoding signal peptidase I: protein MKKLIKISLIFGGLLLVLLSFIRIYKISDISMNYMMVDEDMVIVENFSAGVHIPSFFFFLKGHFIDNEKGIERGDIMAFKRHPLDKGLFIKRVVALPGDKVYQENKDFYLQIGSDREKTVSFGQKYGIAIVQIANEIWLKNPYTHFYGVTHSNEIIGPSELITYAPTVIPEHQYFFMGDFRDNSRDSRFFGPVHYNNIYYKVWYVIKKSHTLTELSSIKQF from the coding sequence ATGAAAAAACTTATTAAAATCTCACTGATCTTTGGAGGACTATTACTTGTACTACTGAGTTTTATACGTATCTATAAGATATCGGATATCAGTATGAACTATATGATGGTAGATGAAGATATGGTCATTGTTGAAAACTTCAGTGCAGGTGTACATATCCCTTCTTTTTTCTTTTTCCTCAAAGGACACTTTATTGACAATGAAAAAGGGATAGAACGCGGTGATATCATGGCATTTAAGCGTCATCCATTGGATAAGGGGCTATTTATTAAACGGGTAGTTGCACTGCCTGGGGATAAAGTCTATCAGGAGAACAAGGACTTCTATCTTCAGATCGGATCAGATAGAGAAAAAACCGTATCATTCGGACAGAAATACGGTATAGCAATTGTTCAAATTGCCAATGAGATTTGGCTCAAAAATCCTTACACACATTTTTATGGTGTTACACATTCAAATGAAATTATCGGACCTTCTGAACTTATCACCTATGCACCAACCGTCATTCCTGAACATCAATACTTTTTTATGGGTGACTTTAGGGACAACTCTAGAGATAGCCGTTTTTTTGGCCCGGTCCACTATAATAATATCTATTATAAGGTTTGGTACGTAATAAAAAAATCACATACACTTACAGAACTCTCTTCTATTAAACAGTTTTGA
- the hemL gene encoding glutamate-1-semialdehyde 2,1-aminomutase, protein MAYDKSIAAFEEAYKVIPGGVDSPVRAFNGVEGTPPFIQKGEGGYLFDIDGNRYIDFVQSWGPLIFGHADADIQNAVMEAVKNGLSFGAPTLVETELATEITTLFDTIDKVRFVSSGTEAVMSAIRLARGFTGRDNILKFTGCYHGHSDSLLVQAGSGLATFGAPSSPGVPADLTKHTLLATYNDIEEVKQCFADAKGDIACVIIEPIAGNMGLVPATEDFLQELRAICDAHGTLLIFDEVMSGFRASLKGAQGITTVKPDMVTLGKVIGAGMPVGAFGARAEIMAHLSPEGPVYQAGTLSGNPVAMAAGLASLKKLKANPSIYVELGNKAKRLMDGFQKAANAAEIPMVTDVRGSMFGFFFSEIPVRNFTDAQQNDTSMFAKFHKGMLDRGVYLACSSFEAGFISTATTNEMIDEAIKAAYETLKELTA, encoded by the coding sequence ATGGCATACGATAAAAGCATCGCAGCATTTGAAGAAGCATACAAAGTGATCCCGGGAGGTGTAGATTCACCTGTACGTGCATTTAACGGTGTAGAAGGAACCCCTCCGTTTATCCAGAAAGGTGAGGGTGGATATCTCTTTGATATCGATGGAAACAGGTATATAGACTTTGTACAGAGCTGGGGACCGCTGATCTTCGGTCATGCAGATGCTGATATCCAAAATGCCGTGATGGAAGCTGTGAAAAATGGACTGAGCTTTGGTGCTCCGACGCTTGTTGAAACTGAACTTGCAACTGAGATCACAACCCTTTTTGATACGATCGATAAAGTACGTTTTGTAAGCTCAGGAACAGAAGCAGTAATGTCTGCTATCAGACTTGCTCGCGGGTTTACGGGAAGGGATAATATCTTGAAATTTACTGGATGTTACCATGGTCACTCTGATTCACTGCTGGTTCAGGCTGGTTCGGGTCTGGCAACATTCGGTGCACCGTCTAGTCCAGGTGTTCCTGCAGATCTTACAAAACACACACTTTTAGCTACCTACAATGATATCGAGGAAGTAAAGCAGTGTTTTGCCGATGCTAAAGGTGATATCGCATGTGTGATCATCGAGCCGATCGCTGGTAACATGGGTCTGGTTCCTGCTACTGAAGATTTCCTTCAAGAACTCAGAGCGATCTGTGATGCACATGGGACACTGTTGATCTTTGATGAAGTAATGAGTGGATTTAGAGCTTCACTCAAAGGTGCACAAGGGATCACAACTGTAAAACCGGATATGGTGACACTAGGTAAAGTGATTGGAGCAGGTATGCCTGTAGGTGCTTTTGGTGCCAGAGCTGAGATCATGGCACACCTTTCACCAGAAGGTCCGGTTTATCAGGCAGGTACACTCAGCGGTAACCCTGTTGCAATGGCTGCAGGTCTTGCAAGCCTTAAAAAGCTTAAAGCAAACCCGAGTATCTATGTTGAGCTTGGCAATAAAGCAAAAAGACTGATGGATGGCTTCCAAAAGGCTGCAAATGCTGCTGAAATACCGATGGTAACGGATGTTAGAGGATCAATGTTTGGATTCTTCTTCTCTGAAATACCTGTAAGAAATTTTACGGATGCACAACAAAACGATACTTCAATGTTTGCAAAGTTCCATAAAGGAATGTTAGATCGCGGTGTTTATCTGGCATGTTCTTCTTTCGAAGCCGGGTTTATCTCTACAGCGACTACTAATGAGATGATCGATGAAGCGATCAAAGCAGCATACGAAACACTCAAAGAACTTACGGCTTAA
- a CDS encoding energy transducer TonB, translating into MNFKELKIPEPQSQSQKISLNLKSFVPPAPKPKPVTKPVTPEPAVTPPPTVQPEIKPEDIPEPVKKEKKSVEKSFITAKDTEENNATKVSKTKPTEVKKPKVTVNKQEPKVFKKQPVKQMVRNKPARISKDPLANTLMSSGNSLVPAPKKDNFVDHMVSRIYGKEFYTYNKEQQKFIKQHLGEIYRITQNTLWRKGYPDVAVRMQMQGTNIVSFYLHPNGDISDLHLRSAIGYRALDDNTLEVIKTAYKDYPKPEKKTKIMFYVKYTLY; encoded by the coding sequence GTGAATTTTAAAGAATTGAAGATCCCTGAACCCCAAAGTCAGTCACAAAAGATATCACTCAACCTCAAATCATTTGTTCCGCCGGCTCCAAAACCAAAACCGGTAACTAAACCTGTGACACCAGAACCAGCTGTGACCCCTCCACCGACAGTTCAACCTGAGATAAAACCTGAAGATATACCTGAACCTGTCAAAAAAGAGAAAAAAAGCGTTGAAAAGAGTTTCATTACAGCAAAAGATACAGAAGAGAACAATGCTACAAAAGTGTCCAAAACAAAGCCTACAGAAGTAAAAAAACCTAAAGTAACCGTCAACAAACAAGAACCTAAAGTATTTAAGAAACAACCGGTTAAACAGATGGTCAGAAATAAGCCGGCAAGGATATCAAAGGACCCGCTTGCCAATACATTGATGAGCTCTGGCAACTCTTTGGTTCCAGCACCGAAAAAAGATAATTTTGTGGATCATATGGTTTCCCGTATCTACGGTAAAGAGTTTTATACCTATAACAAAGAGCAACAAAAGTTCATCAAACAACATCTTGGAGAGATATACCGTATCACACAAAATACACTCTGGAGAAAAGGTTACCCGGATGTTGCAGTACGTATGCAGATGCAGGGAACCAATATCGTTTCATTTTATCTTCATCCTAACGGTGATATCTCTGATCTGCACCTCAGATCTGCTATAGGGTATAGAGCATTGGATGATAATACGCTTGAAGTGATCAAAACAGCCTATAAAGATTATCCAAAACCTGAGAAAAAAACAAAAATCATGTTCTATGTAAAATATACGCTCTATTAG